The following coding sequences lie in one Listeria ivanovii subsp. londoniensis genomic window:
- the rpoC gene encoding DNA-directed RNA polymerase subunit beta', with amino-acid sequence MLDVNNFEYMKIGLASPDKIRSWSHGEVKKPETINYRTLKPERDGLFCERIFGPMKDWECSCGKYKRVRYKGVVCDRCGVEVTKSKVRRERMGHIELAAPVSHIWYFKGIPSRMGLVMDMSPRALEEIIYFASYVVTEPGDTPLEKKQLLSEREYRVYREKYGKGFSAGMGAEAIKKILADIDLEKETNDLKEELKSAQGQRRTRAIRRLEVMEAFRNSGNNPSWMVLDVLPVIPPEIRPMVQLEGGRFATSDLNDLYRRVINRNNRLKRLLDLGAPNIIVQNEKRMLQEAVDALIDNGRRGRPVTGPGNRPLKSLSHMLKGKQGRFRQNLLGKRVDYSGRSVIVVGPNLKMYQCGLPKEMALELFKPFVMKELVGRGLAHNIKSAKRKIERMSPEIWDVLEEVIREHPVLLNRAPTLHRLGIQAFEPTLVEGRAIRLHPLVCTAYNADFDGDQMAVHVPLSAEAQAEARILMLAAQNILNPKDGKPVVTPSQDMVLGNYYLTLEREKAVGEGTIFKDINEAQLAYQNGYVHLHSRIAVFAGSIPNERFTDEQRNQLLITTVGKLIFNTILPKSFPYINEPTKFNLEIETPAKYFVDTTTDVRAHIAAQELIDPFKKKILGNIIAEVFKKFHITETSKMLDRMKDLGFKISTKAGMTVGIADILTLEEKHEILEKAHDTVEKITKSFRRGLITDDERYERVIAVWNAAKDEIQGKLILSLDRLNPIFMMQDSGARGNISNFTQLAGMRGLMADPSGRIVELPITSNFREGLTVLEYFISTHGARKGLTDTALKTADSGYLTRRLVDVAQDVIIREDDCGTDRGLTIKAIREGTEIIEPLEERLEGRYSRKTIRHPETNEVIARENDLITEAIATQIVEAGIEEVTIRSAFTCNTKHGVCKKCYGKNLATGTEVEVGEAVGIIAAQSIGEPGTQLTMRTFHTGGVAGDDITQGLPRIQEIFEARNPKGQAIITEVGGEVVSIEEGRDRQQEITIQGADDRRSYNIPYTARLRVEEGTIVERGEALTEGSVDPKALIRVRDVLSVQEYLLAEVQKVYRMQGVEIGDKHVEVMVRQMLRKIRVMDTGDTSILPGTLMDIHTFTEANREAILSGSQPATGRPVLLGITKASLETDSFLSAASFQETTRVLTDAAIKGKRDELLGLKENVILGKLVPAGTGIGRYRKLKSEVIKETAEVTDEITNI; translated from the coding sequence TTGTTAGATGTTAATAATTTTGAGTATATGAAAATCGGTCTGGCATCTCCAGATAAAATTCGTTCATGGTCTCACGGTGAAGTAAAAAAACCTGAAACCATCAACTACAGAACGCTTAAACCTGAACGTGACGGCTTATTCTGTGAAAGAATTTTTGGACCAATGAAAGACTGGGAATGTTCTTGTGGTAAATACAAACGTGTGCGCTATAAAGGCGTAGTTTGTGACCGTTGTGGAGTAGAAGTAACGAAATCAAAAGTGCGCCGTGAACGTATGGGCCACATTGAACTCGCAGCTCCTGTATCCCACATTTGGTACTTCAAAGGAATTCCAAGTCGTATGGGTCTTGTTATGGATATGTCCCCACGTGCATTAGAAGAAATTATCTATTTTGCATCTTACGTGGTTACAGAACCAGGCGATACTCCACTTGAAAAGAAACAACTTTTATCTGAACGTGAATACCGTGTTTACCGCGAAAAATATGGCAAAGGTTTCTCCGCTGGTATGGGCGCAGAAGCAATCAAAAAAATCTTAGCCGATATCGATTTAGAAAAAGAAACAAATGATTTAAAAGAAGAACTAAAATCTGCACAAGGTCAACGTCGTACTCGTGCAATTCGTCGTTTGGAAGTTATGGAAGCTTTCCGTAATTCCGGCAACAACCCAAGCTGGATGGTACTTGACGTGCTACCAGTTATCCCACCAGAAATTCGTCCAATGGTACAACTTGAAGGTGGCCGTTTTGCAACAAGTGATTTAAATGACTTATATCGTCGAGTAATCAACCGGAACAACCGTTTGAAACGTCTACTTGATTTAGGTGCACCAAACATTATCGTCCAAAATGAAAAACGGATGTTACAAGAAGCTGTTGATGCTCTAATTGACAATGGTCGTCGTGGTCGTCCAGTAACTGGTCCGGGTAACCGTCCGCTTAAATCCCTTTCTCATATGCTTAAAGGGAAACAAGGTCGTTTCCGTCAAAACTTACTAGGTAAACGTGTCGATTATTCTGGTCGTTCCGTTATCGTCGTTGGACCTAACTTAAAAATGTACCAATGTGGTCTTCCAAAAGAAATGGCGCTTGAATTATTCAAACCATTTGTAATGAAAGAGCTTGTTGGACGCGGTTTAGCACACAACATTAAGAGCGCTAAACGTAAGATTGAACGTATGTCACCAGAAATCTGGGATGTATTAGAAGAAGTTATCCGTGAACATCCGGTACTACTTAACCGGGCGCCTACACTTCACAGACTTGGTATTCAAGCATTTGAACCAACGCTAGTGGAAGGTCGCGCAATCCGTCTTCACCCTCTTGTATGTACAGCTTACAACGCTGACTTTGATGGTGACCAAATGGCGGTTCACGTTCCCTTATCCGCAGAAGCACAAGCAGAAGCACGTATTTTAATGCTTGCCGCTCAAAATATTTTGAATCCTAAAGATGGTAAACCAGTTGTAACACCTTCCCAAGATATGGTGCTAGGTAACTACTACCTTACTTTAGAACGTGAAAAAGCTGTTGGTGAAGGTACAATCTTCAAAGACATCAATGAAGCACAACTTGCATATCAAAACGGCTATGTACACTTACATTCACGTATTGCTGTATTTGCTGGTTCGATTCCAAATGAACGCTTCACAGATGAACAACGCAACCAATTATTAATTACGACAGTTGGTAAACTGATTTTCAATACTATTTTACCGAAATCGTTCCCTTATATTAATGAACCAACGAAATTCAACTTAGAAATCGAAACACCTGCGAAATATTTCGTTGATACAACTACAGATGTTCGTGCTCATATTGCGGCACAAGAACTAATCGACCCATTCAAGAAGAAAATCCTCGGTAATATTATCGCGGAAGTCTTCAAGAAATTCCATATTACCGAAACTTCCAAAATGCTTGACCGTATGAAAGATCTTGGATTCAAGATCTCAACTAAGGCTGGTATGACAGTAGGTATTGCGGATATCTTAACGCTTGAAGAAAAACATGAGATTCTTGAAAAAGCACATGATACAGTTGAAAAAATCACTAAATCATTCCGTCGTGGTTTGATTACTGATGATGAAAGATACGAACGCGTTATCGCTGTATGGAATGCTGCCAAAGATGAAATCCAAGGAAAACTGATTTTGAGTTTGGATCGCTTAAATCCAATCTTCATGATGCAAGATTCCGGAGCTCGTGGTAACATTTCCAACTTTACGCAGCTTGCAGGTATGCGTGGACTGATGGCCGATCCATCCGGACGTATTGTAGAATTACCAATTACATCTAACTTCCGTGAAGGTTTAACGGTCTTAGAGTACTTCATTTCTACCCATGGTGCTCGTAAAGGTCTTACCGATACTGCCCTTAAAACTGCCGATTCTGGTTACCTTACTCGTCGTCTTGTTGACGTGGCTCAAGATGTTATTATTCGTGAAGACGATTGTGGCACTGACCGCGGTCTTACAATTAAGGCTATTCGTGAAGGTACTGAAATCATCGAACCACTGGAAGAACGTCTGGAAGGTCGTTATTCTCGTAAAACCATTCGTCACCCAGAAACAAATGAAGTTATTGCACGTGAAAATGACTTAATTACAGAAGCAATTGCAACTCAAATCGTAGAAGCTGGAATTGAAGAAGTTACCATTCGTTCCGCATTTACATGTAATACTAAACACGGTGTATGTAAAAAATGTTATGGTAAAAACTTGGCAACTGGTACAGAAGTCGAAGTTGGAGAAGCAGTTGGTATCATCGCTGCCCAATCTATCGGGGAACCAGGAACTCAGCTTACTATGCGTACATTCCATACAGGTGGGGTTGCCGGAGACGATATCACGCAAGGTCTTCCACGTATTCAAGAAATCTTTGAAGCACGTAATCCGAAAGGGCAAGCTATCATCACTGAAGTTGGTGGAGAAGTTGTTTCTATCGAAGAAGGTCGTGATCGTCAACAAGAAATCACTATCCAAGGTGCAGATGACCGCCGTTCTTACAACATTCCTTATACTGCTCGCTTGCGTGTAGAAGAAGGAACAATTGTTGAACGTGGGGAAGCTCTAACTGAAGGTTCTGTTGATCCTAAAGCCTTGATTCGTGTTCGCGACGTTTTATCCGTTCAAGAATACTTGCTTGCAGAAGTACAAAAAGTTTACCGGATGCAAGGGGTTGAAATTGGCGATAAACACGTTGAAGTAATGGTTCGTCAAATGTTACGTAAAATCCGTGTAATGGACACTGGGGATACAAGCATCTTACCAGGTACATTAATGGACATTCATACGTTTACAGAAGCCAACCGTGAAGCTATCTTAAGTGGTAGCCAACCAGCAACAGGTCGTCCAGTTCTTCTAGGGATTACAAAAGCTTCCCTTGAAACTGATTCCTTCTTATCTGCTGCATCATTCCAAGAAACAACTCGTGTCTTGACAGATGCTGCAATTAAAGGAAAACGTGACGAACTTCTAGGACTGAAAGAAAATGTTATCCTAGGTAAACTTGTTCCAGCTGGTACTGGTATCGGCCGTTACCGCAAACTGAAATCCGAAGTTATTAAAGAAACTGCTGAAGTAACTGACGAAATCACAAATATTTAA
- a CDS encoding ArgE/DapE family deacylase, translating into MEQQKKLQILKDMININSTNGHEEQVANYLQKLLAEYSIQAEKVHYDTDRASLISEIGAEQGRVLAFSGHMDVVDAGDVSKWTFPPFEATESDGKIYGRGSTDMKSGLAAMVIAMIELHEEKTKLNGKIKLLATVGEEVGELGAEQLTTQGYADDLDGLIIGEPSGHRIVYAHKGSINYTVKSTGKNAHSSMPEFGVNAIDNLLLFYNEVEKFAKSVDATNEILGDFIHNVTVIDGGNQVNSIPEKAQLQGNIRSIPEMNNETVKQVLVKIINELNKQENVTLELIFDYDKQPVFSDKNSELVNVAKRVASDIIKEEIPLLGISGTTDAAEFTKAKKTFPVIIFGPGNETPHQVNENVSIDNYLEMVDVYKRIAVEFLG; encoded by the coding sequence ATGGAACAACAAAAAAAGCTACAAATTTTAAAAGACATGATTAACATCAATTCAACAAATGGACATGAAGAACAGGTCGCGAATTATTTGCAAAAATTGTTAGCAGAATACAGCATCCAAGCTGAAAAGGTGCACTATGACACAGATCGTGCGAGTCTTATAAGTGAAATCGGCGCGGAGCAAGGACGAGTGTTGGCTTTTTCCGGACATATGGATGTGGTTGATGCTGGGGATGTTTCTAAATGGACTTTTCCGCCATTTGAAGCAACAGAATCGGATGGTAAAATATATGGCCGTGGTTCTACTGATATGAAATCTGGTTTAGCCGCGATGGTCATTGCGATGATTGAACTTCATGAAGAAAAAACCAAATTAAATGGGAAAATCAAATTATTAGCGACAGTTGGAGAAGAAGTTGGAGAGCTTGGAGCGGAACAACTTACCACACAAGGTTATGCAGATGATTTAGATGGTTTGATTATCGGCGAACCGAGTGGACATCGAATTGTTTATGCACATAAAGGTTCGATTAATTACACGGTCAAATCTACTGGTAAAAATGCGCATAGTTCAATGCCGGAATTCGGTGTTAATGCGATTGATAATTTGCTACTATTTTATAATGAAGTAGAAAAATTTGCGAAATCGGTTGACGCTACAAACGAAATATTAGGTGATTTTATTCATAACGTCACCGTAATTGATGGTGGAAATCAAGTGAATAGTATCCCTGAAAAAGCACAACTTCAAGGGAATATTCGCTCCATTCCAGAAATGAATAATGAAACAGTGAAACAAGTGCTAGTGAAGATTATTAATGAGCTAAATAAACAGGAAAATGTGACGCTAGAGTTAATATTTGATTATGACAAACAACCAGTGTTTAGCGATAAAAATTCAGAATTAGTAAATGTTGCTAAGCGTGTAGCCAGTGATATCATCAAAGAAGAAATTCCTTTACTTGGTATTTCTGGAACAACAGATGCAGCAGAATTCACCAAAGCTAAAAAAACATTCCCAGTAATTATTTTTGGTCCGGGAAACGAAACCCCTCACCAAGTAAATGAAAATGTTTCGATTGACAATTATTTAGAGATGGTAGATGTATACAAACGAATTGCAGTTGAGTTTTTAGGATAA
- a CDS encoding ABC transporter ATP-binding protein — protein MKITKNGIYIIVGANGAGKTTLAKRILQANKNICCMMKQDDNQILEHEPVLTNITMNEISDERVINFLKEKQLDYLLTKKSKFLSGGEKRLINLLRVVLSNQEVLILDEPSNDLDIDVFDKAKEIIYQVAKNKIVLLITHDDRFTKFDKKLEITKNKIYDTTENNL, from the coding sequence ATGAAGATAACTAAAAATGGAATATACATAATCGTCGGTGCAAACGGAGCAGGAAAAACGACATTAGCCAAAAGAATACTACAAGCTAATAAAAATATTTGCTGCATGATGAAACAAGATGATAACCAAATATTAGAGCATGAGCCGGTTTTGACGAATATTACGATGAATGAGATTTCGGACGAACGGGTCATCAACTTCCTAAAAGAAAAACAATTAGACTATTTATTAACCAAAAAAAGTAAATTTTTAAGTGGTGGCGAAAAACGACTAATTAATCTTTTGAGAGTAGTTTTATCAAATCAAGAAGTATTGATATTGGACGAACCATCCAATGATTTAGATATTGATGTATTTGATAAAGCAAAAGAAATAATCTATCAAGTAGCTAAAAACAAAATAGTCCTGTTAATCACACACGATGATCGTTTCACAAAATTCGATAAAAAATTAGAAATTACAAAAAATAAAATTTATGATACAACTGAAAACAATTTGTAG
- a CDS encoding glycoside hydrolase family 1 protein, giving the protein MTEMKKQFPKGFLWGGATAANQVEGAYIVDGKGLSTADMVKFIPKEERTQDHALDVSREEIEAIIAGKVEGRFPKRDGVDFYHHYKEDIALFAEMGFKTFRLSLNWARIFPNGDDKEPNEKGLAFYDSVFDELLKYNIEPLVTLSHYETPLNLTLKYNGWADRRVIGFFTNYAETVFKRYKNKVKYWLTFNEINVISLSAYTGGGVLLEGEKNPLEVSYQAAHHQFVASALATKLAHEIIPGAQVGCMLARMATYPATNNPDDILKAQYENQQNLFFTDVHARGEYPSFMNRFFQENDINIVKEVGDDEILKAHTVDFISFSYYMSLSATASPEGDRSAGNLMGGVKNEYLESSDWGWQIDPKGLRWTLNDLYSRYELPLFIVENGLGAYDTVEADGKIHDDYRIDYLRKHIEQMKEAIADGVDLIGYTSWGPIDLVSASTSEMSKRYGFIYVDQDDWGKGTLERSRKDSFFWYKKVIETNGEDLD; this is encoded by the coding sequence ATGACTGAAATGAAAAAACAATTTCCAAAAGGATTCTTATGGGGTGGAGCAACTGCGGCGAACCAAGTTGAAGGCGCTTACATTGTTGATGGAAAAGGTCTTTCCACAGCAGATATGGTCAAATTCATTCCGAAAGAAGAACGCACACAAGATCATGCTTTAGACGTTTCAAGAGAAGAAATCGAAGCAATTATCGCTGGCAAAGTGGAGGGCAGATTTCCAAAACGTGACGGCGTTGATTTTTATCATCATTATAAAGAAGATATCGCGCTATTTGCCGAAATGGGCTTTAAAACATTCCGTCTATCATTAAACTGGGCTCGTATTTTCCCGAATGGCGATGATAAAGAACCAAACGAAAAAGGTCTCGCTTTTTATGATAGTGTGTTTGATGAATTATTGAAATACAATATCGAACCTTTAGTAACACTTTCTCACTATGAAACACCATTAAATCTAACTTTGAAATATAATGGTTGGGCGGATCGTCGAGTTATTGGCTTTTTCACCAACTATGCAGAAACCGTTTTTAAACGCTATAAAAACAAAGTGAAATATTGGCTTACGTTTAACGAAATTAATGTTATTTCTCTTAGCGCATATACTGGTGGTGGGGTACTTTTAGAGGGAGAAAAAAATCCATTAGAAGTTTCTTATCAAGCGGCGCATCATCAATTTGTGGCGAGCGCACTTGCTACAAAATTAGCACATGAAATTATTCCGGGAGCACAAGTTGGTTGTATGCTTGCTCGTATGGCGACATATCCAGCGACAAACAATCCTGATGATATTTTAAAAGCGCAATATGAAAACCAACAAAACCTATTTTTCACAGATGTTCATGCTCGTGGGGAATATCCAAGCTTCATGAATCGCTTCTTCCAAGAAAATGACATCAACATCGTAAAAGAAGTTGGTGACGACGAAATCTTAAAAGCACACACAGTTGATTTTATCTCATTCAGCTATTATATGTCATTGTCTGCAACTGCTAGCCCAGAAGGAGACCGATCTGCTGGAAACTTAATGGGTGGCGTAAAAAACGAATACCTTGAGTCATCCGATTGGGGCTGGCAAATTGACCCTAAAGGATTGCGCTGGACTCTAAATGATCTTTATAGCCGTTACGAATTACCACTTTTCATTGTGGAAAACGGTTTAGGAGCATATGATACAGTAGAAGCAGACGGGAAAATCCATGATGATTACCGAATTGACTACTTACGCAAACACATCGAACAAATGAAAGAAGCAATTGCAGACGGCGTAGACTTAATCGGTTACACAAGCTGGGGCCCAATCGACTTAGTAAGTGCCTCCACCAGCGAAATGTCAAAACGCTACGGCTTCATCTACGTAGACCAAGACGACTGGGGCAAAGGAACCTTAGAACGCTCAAGAAAAGACTCTTTCTTCTGGTATAAAAAAGTGATTGAAACCAATGGGGAAGATTTAGATTAA
- a CDS encoding HAD family hydrolase, which produces MITHVIWDMGETLNTVPNTKYDHHPLDTYPEVVLRKNALETLEKVKELGFKQAILSNTATSDTKVVKRVLNNFGILDFFEFVYASNSELQPGKMEKPDKTIFDYTLNELHIEASQAVMVGNTFESDIIGANRAGIHAIWLQNPEVCLQGERLPVVAPPFILPVWDLSDVPDALVLLKKLTAH; this is translated from the coding sequence TTGATTACACATGTTATTTGGGATATGGGTGAAACATTGAACACCGTACCAAACACAAAGTATGACCATCATCCGCTTGATACTTATCCAGAAGTAGTTTTACGTAAAAATGCGCTCGAAACACTTGAAAAAGTAAAAGAACTAGGATTTAAGCAGGCTATTCTGAGTAATACCGCAACGAGTGATACCAAAGTTGTTAAACGAGTCCTTAATAATTTCGGTATTCTTGATTTTTTCGAGTTTGTTTATGCTTCAAATTCAGAATTACAACCCGGAAAAATGGAAAAACCAGATAAAACTATTTTTGACTACACGTTGAATGAGTTACATATTGAAGCATCACAAGCAGTTATGGTCGGAAATACCTTTGAAAGTGACATTATTGGTGCAAACCGAGCTGGAATTCATGCTATTTGGTTACAAAATCCAGAAGTTTGCCTTCAAGGAGAACGATTACCAGTTGTGGCCCCGCCTTTCATTTTGCCAGTTTGGGATTTAAGCGACGTACCTGATGCACTTGTCCTTTTGAAAAAACTTACTGCCCACTAA
- a CDS encoding ATP-binding cassette domain-containing protein, producing the protein MTKTNKFSIFSIKKPGIYTITGSNGSGKTTFIENELKGNTVKAKDVAYFAQKNWKYKTSVEKYLHFPETNPKLVEKYCEALTIDSYCLDKDIQSLSGGEFVKVELVRTLSLDTPILVFDEPTNNLDNGSTKILANILSELSKTKIIYLVSHDIRLEHLFDKTILINKSEVEVSPLIELENSSIPIKEKNVVANGKMITYLVTSKFNFLMLAFIVILTILLTNIVSNVIASSVPIEDDLASDYDFELLDIAENYSRYFAIEMTDSELENKFQEPNSLSANELIELQNKKYMEKIYVVDDSYTNELTLDNSKFEVLALPEIITSSPNYLNAFPVTKMHLVKGRLPKDDAKEIALSYAQIKKYFNDNVSEESAIGGKVEFKDDSYEIVGIVNAPVAAISYSSQMQQYGAVEVTDKSSEQLNNILLKLKKQNCDNPNFSIIFMKLASKNQHELLDYLKDHGPSYQYASNYVDSALQLSFYKQNLTKITLISVLFSLIVSVLIFIFGRKSFSLINGFLNDMSNLNFRPKKNKRFIYLIMLLDFLVCIPAFLIVSRLIIGYNIGILMVLPALVISLIMFMLTLLLMSYQDKKNDFRNL; encoded by the coding sequence ATGACTAAAACAAATAAATTTAGTATTTTTTCTATCAAAAAACCAGGAATATATACCATTACCGGAAGTAACGGAAGTGGAAAAACAACTTTTATTGAAAACGAATTAAAGGGAAATACTGTAAAAGCAAAAGATGTAGCATATTTTGCGCAAAAAAACTGGAAATATAAAACATCTGTGGAGAAATATTTACACTTTCCAGAAACAAATCCTAAATTAGTAGAGAAGTACTGTGAGGCATTGACTATTGATAGCTATTGCTTAGATAAAGATATTCAATCATTAAGTGGTGGAGAGTTTGTTAAAGTAGAGTTGGTTAGAACACTATCTTTAGACACTCCAATACTTGTTTTTGATGAGCCTACTAATAATTTAGACAATGGTTCCACGAAGATACTAGCTAACATCTTAAGCGAATTGTCCAAAACGAAAATAATCTACTTAGTGAGCCATGACATACGCCTCGAACATTTATTTGATAAAACGATTCTTATAAATAAATCGGAAGTAGAAGTTTCGCCTTTAATTGAATTAGAAAATAGTAGCATACCAATAAAGGAAAAGAATGTAGTAGCAAATGGGAAAATGATTACTTATTTAGTAACATCAAAATTTAATTTCTTGATGTTGGCTTTTATTGTTATATTAACAATCTTACTAACTAATATTGTCTCCAATGTTATTGCAAGCTCCGTTCCGATTGAAGACGATCTGGCAAGTGATTATGATTTCGAATTATTGGATATTGCGGAGAATTATTCCAGATATTTTGCTATTGAAATGACGGATAGTGAATTAGAAAACAAATTCCAAGAACCTAATTCTCTCTCTGCAAATGAGTTAATAGAACTGCAAAATAAAAAATATATGGAGAAAATATATGTGGTAGATGATAGTTATACAAATGAACTTACTTTAGATAATTCCAAGTTCGAAGTTCTTGCGCTTCCAGAAATAATAACTAGTTCTCCTAATTATTTAAATGCTTTCCCAGTTACTAAAATGCATCTAGTCAAAGGTCGTTTGCCAAAAGATGATGCTAAAGAAATTGCACTATCTTATGCACAGATTAAAAAATATTTTAATGATAATGTAAGTGAAGAATCGGCAATAGGAGGAAAAGTGGAATTTAAAGACGATTCTTATGAAATTGTTGGTATTGTTAACGCTCCAGTAGCGGCGATTTCTTACTCAAGTCAAATGCAGCAATATGGGGCAGTGGAAGTTACAGATAAATCTTCCGAGCAACTAAACAACATATTGTTAAAACTTAAAAAGCAAAACTGTGATAATCCTAATTTCTCCATTATTTTCATGAAACTAGCCAGTAAAAACCAACATGAACTATTAGATTATTTAAAAGATCATGGACCGAGCTATCAATATGCATCAAATTATGTAGATAGTGCTTTACAATTATCCTTCTACAAACAAAACTTAACAAAAATCACCCTCATATCTGTACTTTTCTCTTTGATAGTATCCGTATTAATTTTCATCTTTGGAAGAAAATCATTTAGTTTAATCAATGGATTTTTAAATGATATGTCCAATTTGAATTTTAGACCTAAAAAGAATAAGCGGTTTATTTATTTGATAATGCTGTTAGACTTTTTGGTATGTATTCCTGCATTTTTAATAGTAAGTCGACTTATTATAGGGTATAATATTGGTATTTTAATGGTACTTCCAGCGCTAGTAATTTCATTGATCATGTTCATGCTAACCTTGCTACTAATGAGTTACCAGGATAAAAAGAATGATTTTAGAAATTTATAA
- a CDS encoding leucine-rich repeat domain-containing protein, translating to MKLKILLVRIALTLVVMMTVSIWMGTSPGIEVQAESITQPTPIKDIFPDPNFAERIREGFGKASVDDVVSQTELNQIYTLDSPSRNIQSIEGIQYLNNLDRLYFGENNISDISQLSGVTSLTYVDVGENNISNLSPLANLTNLESLGLDKNNISDISNLAGLSKLSNLSLNDNNLDNLSDVSGLINLKELKAGGNSISDLTPLSNLINMVSLYLADNNISDLSPLAKLTKIDYLNLYTNNISNISVVANFTDIWGLYLGENNITDIAVLTNLTGLGELHLADNDIGDISNLANLTNLTELQLDNTNITDLNPLSNLTNLEYLYLENNRISDIKSLQPLSNLLFLDLDNNQIRDISILPDSPPHVLDFEVQARNQQIINSPINFQTELVIPNNVFDDSGKVVSPATISDNGRYTSPDITWNLPDFKSEVSYTFNKEGNNITFSGTVKQPLIGEYNVIFDVDGVEKQDKAIVGTLLTEPTPPTKQGYTFTGWYDAKTNGNKWNFATDKMPEKDITLYAQFSKDSSPDKGGGGSILDTNGNINGKEKNPTNDNTKTIKIKSNKNSELPTTGDSGNNQPIFIGFILLGLGVAGLRKAQL from the coding sequence ATGAAATTAAAAATACTGTTAGTTCGTATTGCACTGACTTTAGTAGTGATGATGACGGTCAGTATTTGGATGGGAACCAGTCCAGGAATAGAAGTTCAAGCAGAAAGCATCACACAGCCAACACCAATTAAAGATATATTTCCAGATCCGAATTTTGCTGAGCGAATAAGGGAAGGTTTTGGAAAAGCTAGCGTAGATGATGTTGTCTCGCAAACAGAACTTAATCAAATCTATACTTTAGATAGTCCAAGTAGGAATATCCAATCAATTGAAGGAATACAATACTTGAATAATTTAGATAGACTTTATTTTGGGGAAAATAATATAAGTGATATAAGTCAGCTTAGTGGAGTAACAAGTCTAACTTATGTAGATGTTGGAGAAAATAATATAAGCAATCTAAGTCCCCTCGCTAATTTGACTAATTTAGAGTCTTTAGGTTTAGATAAAAATAATATAAGTGATATAAGTAACTTGGCTGGTTTATCTAAGTTATCCAATTTGTCGCTAAATGATAATAACTTAGACAATTTGAGTGATGTAAGTGGCTTAATTAACTTGAAGGAACTGAAAGCAGGAGGCAATAGTATCAGTGATTTGACCCCTTTATCTAACTTAATCAATATGGTGAGTTTATATTTGGCAGATAATAATATCAGTGATTTAAGTCCGTTAGCAAAATTAACCAAAATAGATTATCTGAATTTATATACTAATAATATCAGCAATATAAGTGTCGTAGCAAACTTTACTGATATATGGGGGCTGTACTTGGGTGAAAATAATATAACTGACATAGCAGTTTTGACTAATTTAACAGGTTTAGGAGAATTGCATTTGGCAGATAATGATATTGGTGATATAAGTAATCTTGCTAACTTAACTAACCTCACTGAATTACAATTAGACAATACCAACATAACCGATTTAAATCCCTTATCCAATTTAACCAACCTAGAATACTTATATTTGGAAAATAACCGAATAAGTGATATAAAAAGTTTGCAACCATTAAGTAATTTATTGTTTTTGGATTTGGATAATAATCAAATAAGGGATATTAGCATTTTGCCAGATTCGCCACCACACGTATTGGATTTTGAGGTGCAAGCACGAAACCAACAAATAATTAATAGTCCGATAAATTTTCAAACGGAGCTAGTTATTCCAAATAATGTTTTCGATGATTCGGGTAAGGTAGTGTCTCCAGCGACGATAAGTGATAATGGGAGATACACGAGTCCAGATATTACCTGGAATCTACCTGACTTTAAAAGCGAAGTGAGCTATACATTTAATAAAGAAGGAAATAATATAACTTTCAGTGGAACGGTGAAACAACCTCTTATTGGAGAATACAATGTTATTTTTGATGTAGATGGTGTAGAAAAGCAAGATAAGGCAATCGTTGGTACATTATTAACTGAACCAACACCACCAACGAAACAAGGTTATACATTTACTGGATGGTATGATGCGAAAACGAATGGCAACAAGTGGAATTTTGCTACAGATAAAATGCCGGAAAAAGATATAACTTTATATGCGCAGTTTAGTAAAGATTCAAGTCCAGATAAAGGCGGTGGGGGTTCCATACTGGATACAAATGGAAATATAAATGGCAAGGAAAAAAATCCTACCAACGACAATACGAAAACTATAAAGATTAAAAGTAACAAGAATAGCGAATTGCCAACAACAGGAGATAGTGGCAATAACCAACCTATTTTTATAGGATTTATTCTTTTGGGGCTTGGAGTAGCTGGTTTACGGAAAGCACAACTTTAA